One window of Microcoleus vaginatus PCC 9802 genomic DNA carries:
- a CDS encoding 50S ribosomal protein L11 methyltransferase → MAHSWWEIRILCDPALEDIIFWRLERFNCRGTATEIKSNSCLMSAYLPEEQAGLLDLAALSLWLRQDALCAGLPLPAMQWDLIEDEDWGSTWKEHWQPQEVGDRFLINPAWLPLPTDTDRVILRLDPGVAFGTGAHATTQLCLESLEMRLGFDDSKCVVADIGCGSGILSIGAVLLGATKVYALDTDPLAVRSTISNRLLNRVNSQQLVAELGSIDRLKEMVDEPIDGLICNILAEVIIDLIPQFTAISKPTTWGVLSGILLEQAKPIADTLEQHGWIVATLWKRQDWCCFNIRRS, encoded by the coding sequence ATGGCACATAGCTGGTGGGAAATTAGAATTCTTTGCGATCCGGCGCTGGAAGATATCATCTTTTGGCGTCTGGAACGATTTAACTGTCGGGGAACTGCTACTGAGATCAAAAGCAATTCCTGCCTGATGTCGGCTTATTTGCCCGAAGAACAGGCAGGATTGCTGGATTTGGCTGCTCTGTCTCTGTGGCTGCGCCAAGATGCTCTGTGTGCAGGTTTGCCCCTACCTGCGATGCAGTGGGATTTGATTGAAGACGAAGACTGGGGCAGCACTTGGAAGGAGCACTGGCAGCCTCAAGAAGTGGGCGATCGCTTTTTAATTAACCCGGCCTGGTTGCCCTTACCGACTGATACTGATCGCGTCATTTTGCGTTTAGATCCGGGTGTGGCTTTCGGTACAGGTGCTCACGCTACTACTCAACTTTGTCTGGAGTCGCTGGAAATGCGGCTCGGTTTTGATGACAGCAAGTGCGTAGTTGCCGATATCGGCTGCGGATCGGGTATTTTGTCGATCGGCGCGGTGTTGTTGGGCGCTACAAAAGTTTATGCTTTGGATACAGATCCTTTGGCAGTGCGATCGACCATTAGCAACCGACTACTCAACCGCGTTAATTCTCAGCAGTTAGTTGCAGAGCTCGGAAGTATCGATCGGTTGAAAGAAATGGTAGATGAGCCGATCGACGGTTTGATCTGCAACATTTTAGCAGAAGTAATCATTGATTTAATCCCGCAGTTCACTGCAATTAGCAAACCAACTACTTGGGGCGTGCTCAGCGGCATTTTGCTCGAACAAGCTAAGCCAATTGCCGACACTCTAGAACAGCACGGCTGGATTGTGGCTACTCTATGGAAGCGCCAAGATTGGTGTTGTTTTAATATTCGGCGTAGTTAA
- a CDS encoding phosphoglycerate dehydrogenase — translation MPKVLVSDPIDQAGIDILSQVAQVDVKTGLSAEELVRIIPDYDALMIRSGTQVTKEIIEAGNLLKIIGRAGVGVDNVDVPAATRKGIVVVNSPEGNTIAAAEHALAMMLSMSRHIPEANASVKGGKWERNRFIGVEVYKKTLGIVGLGKIGSHLAAAAKAMGMKLLAYDPFISTERADQLGCRLVELELLMRESDYITLHIPKTPETLHLINAEVLSKMKPTARIINCARGGIIDEAALAEAIKEGKIAGAALDVYEHEPLEVDSPLRNVGQNIVLTPHLGASTAEAQVNVAIDVAEQIRDVLLGLPARSAVNIPGIFPDSIEKLKPYLQLAETLGNLVSQLAGGRVDYLNVQLQGELATNQGQPVVVAALKGLLSQALRERVNYVNASIEAKERGIRVVETRDASIRDYTGSLHLSAKGTLGEHTVTGAVLGESEIRITSVDDFPVNVSPTHHMLFTLHRDMPGIIGKIGSQLGSFNVNIASMQVGRKIVRGDAVMVLSLDDPLPEGILAEILKVPGIRDAYTVNL, via the coding sequence ATGCCTAAAGTTCTAGTATCCGATCCGATCGACCAAGCCGGAATTGACATCCTCTCCCAAGTCGCGCAAGTTGACGTAAAAACAGGACTCTCAGCCGAAGAACTGGTACGAATTATTCCAGATTACGACGCTTTAATGATCCGTTCTGGTACCCAAGTTACCAAAGAAATCATAGAAGCTGGCAATCTACTCAAAATCATCGGCCGAGCCGGCGTCGGCGTAGATAATGTCGATGTACCCGCCGCTACCCGCAAAGGAATTGTAGTCGTCAATTCCCCCGAAGGCAACACGATCGCCGCCGCCGAACACGCGCTCGCCATGATGCTCTCCATGTCCCGCCACATCCCAGAAGCCAACGCATCCGTCAAAGGTGGTAAATGGGAACGCAACCGCTTTATCGGCGTAGAAGTTTACAAAAAAACCCTCGGCATCGTTGGTTTGGGCAAAATCGGCTCCCACCTCGCCGCCGCAGCCAAAGCAATGGGCATGAAACTGCTGGCCTACGATCCCTTCATTTCCACCGAAAGAGCCGACCAGTTGGGCTGCCGCTTGGTAGAACTCGAACTGCTGATGCGCGAATCCGACTACATCACCCTGCACATCCCCAAAACGCCGGAAACCCTGCACTTAATTAACGCTGAAGTGCTCTCGAAAATGAAGCCGACGGCCCGCATCATAAACTGCGCCAGAGGCGGCATCATCGACGAAGCAGCCCTCGCAGAAGCCATCAAAGAAGGCAAGATCGCCGGCGCAGCTTTGGACGTTTACGAACACGAACCGCTGGAAGTCGATTCCCCGTTGCGGAATGTGGGCCAGAACATCGTGCTGACGCCCCACTTGGGAGCATCCACAGCGGAAGCTCAGGTAAATGTGGCGATCGACGTGGCTGAACAAATTCGCGACGTGCTGTTGGGACTGCCCGCGCGATCGGCTGTCAACATACCCGGCATTTTCCCAGACTCGATCGAAAAACTCAAACCCTACCTGCAACTCGCCGAAACCCTCGGCAACCTCGTCAGCCAGCTAGCCGGAGGCCGAGTCGATTACCTCAACGTTCAACTGCAAGGCGAATTGGCCACCAACCAAGGTCAGCCCGTAGTCGTCGCGGCCCTCAAAGGCCTGCTCTCCCAAGCCCTGCGAGAGCGCGTTAACTACGTCAACGCCAGCATAGAAGCCAAAGAACGCGGAATTCGCGTCGTCGAAACCAGAGACGCCTCAATTCGCGACTACACCGGCTCCCTGCACCTCTCGGCCAAGGGAACCCTCGGTGAACACACCGTGACAGGTGCAGTGCTCGGCGAAAGCGAAATTCGGATTACCAGCGTTGACGATTTCCCGGTCAACGTTTCCCCCACTCACCATATGCTGTTTACCCTGCACCGCGATATGCCGGGGATTATTGGCAAAATTGGTTCCCAATTGGGCAGTTTTAATGTCAATATTGCCAGTATGCAAGTAGGCCGTAAAATCGTGCGAGGCGATGCGGTGATGGTTTTGAGCCTCGATGACCCTCTACCAGAGGGGATACTGGCTGAGATCCTAAAAGTTCCGGGAATTCGGGATGCTTACACGGTAAATCTTTGA
- a CDS encoding Uma2 family endonuclease: MESQTIPLPSPLELTLELTDEQFFQLCIDNRDLRFERTATGELIIMPPASSDTGRRNADLSFQLEGWSRQNKHLGIAFDSSTGFKLPDGTDISPDGAWIRRDRWDALTSEEKKKFAPICPDFVVELRSTTDSLEKLRAKMKVYVKNGARLGWLLDRKNRKVEISRQGSDVEILDAPATLSGEDVLPGFVLDLSDIL, translated from the coding sequence ATGGAATCACAAACTATCCCCCTACCTTCTCCCCTAGAATTAACGCTCGAATTAACTGATGAGCAGTTTTTTCAGTTGTGTATAGACAACCGGGATTTAAGATTTGAACGCACTGCAACGGGAGAATTAATTATTATGCCGCCTGCGAGTAGCGATACAGGCAGACGGAATGCGGATCTAAGTTTTCAACTAGAAGGTTGGAGCCGTCAAAATAAGCATTTGGGAATTGCTTTTGATTCTTCAACTGGATTCAAACTGCCCGACGGTACTGATATTTCTCCTGACGGTGCTTGGATTCGGCGGGACAGGTGGGATGCTTTAACTTCGGAAGAAAAAAAGAAATTTGCGCCGATTTGTCCCGATTTTGTGGTGGAATTGCGATCGACCACTGACTCGCTTGAAAAATTGCGGGCTAAAATGAAAGTGTATGTGAAAAATGGAGCGAGGTTGGGATGGTTGCTCGATCGCAAAAATAGAAAAGTTGAAATCTCCCGTCAAGGTTCAGATGTGGAAATTTTAGATGCGCCTGCAACTCTCTCAGGTGAAGATGTATTACCCGGTTTTGTTTTGGATTTAAGCGATATTTTGTAG
- a CDS encoding photosystem II S4 domain protein, whose translation MANLQREELLKGIENRDCVARALDQAEQAIKTWEVTQTDFLSPPELADTLTVFKRLTDVELVAWGGYPQAERQRIAIARSDIPIDSASVNVAAVEIAGNFLFDTASHRDFLGAMLGTGIVREKTGDVIVLGERGAQAIVMPEMVEYLEMSLQQVRSVPVQTRRIELSELKIREPKKKEMTTVEASMRLDAVASAGFAMSRSKMADLIDSGDVRVNWKDVTQASYNVKSGDLIAVTGKGRLEIGEVAVTKKERYRVQLTRYL comes from the coding sequence ATGGCCAATTTGCAAAGAGAAGAACTGTTAAAAGGCATCGAAAACCGCGACTGTGTGGCACGGGCACTCGACCAAGCCGAACAAGCAATTAAAACTTGGGAAGTTACTCAGACTGATTTTTTGTCACCTCCAGAATTGGCGGACACTCTGACGGTATTTAAGCGCTTAACAGACGTGGAATTAGTGGCTTGGGGCGGCTACCCGCAAGCTGAAAGACAAAGAATTGCGATCGCGCGATCGGATATCCCGATCGACTCTGCTAGCGTTAACGTTGCTGCAGTAGAAATCGCTGGCAATTTCTTGTTTGATACAGCTTCTCACCGCGACTTTTTGGGGGCGATGTTGGGTACGGGAATTGTCCGCGAGAAAACTGGGGATGTGATTGTTTTGGGAGAACGCGGCGCGCAGGCCATTGTCATGCCCGAGATGGTAGAGTATTTGGAGATGAGTTTGCAGCAAGTGCGATCGGTTCCTGTACAAACGCGCCGTATTGAGTTGAGCGAACTCAAAATTAGAGAACCCAAAAAGAAAGAAATGACAACCGTTGAAGCATCCATGAGATTGGATGCTGTCGCCTCGGCTGGGTTCGCAATGTCTCGCAGCAAAATGGCCGATTTAATTGATAGTGGCGACGTGCGAGTTAACTGGAAAGACGTTACTCAAGCTAGTTATAATGTCAAGTCTGGAGATTTAATTGCTGTTACGGGCAAGGGAAGATTGGAAATTGGGGAAGTTGCTGTTACTAAGAAGGAACGCTATCGAGTCCAGTTAACTCGATATTTGTAA
- a CDS encoding CHAT domain-containing protein, with translation MSREIGNRQGEANSLGNLGNAFDSLGQFDRAIAFHEQSLEIKREIGDRQGEANSLGNLGSAYISLGQYQKAIAFHEQSLEISREIGDRQGEAASLGNLGSAYISLGQYPRAIAFHEKCLEIKREIGDRQGEAASLGNLGNAYYFLGQYQRAIAFYEQYLEISREIEYRQGEAISLGSLGSAYKSLGQYQKAIAFHEQSLEISREIGDRQGEAGSLGNLGLAYISLGQYPRAITFHKQHLKISREIGDRQGEANSLGNLGNAYDSLGQYQKAIAFHEQSLEISREIGDRQGEAISLGSLGSAYASLGQYHRAIEFHQQCLEISREIGYRQGEALVLGNLGNAYQFLGQYHRAIEFLAQSLEIKREIKDRVAESLVLNNIGGTLLKINLLTEAEKALRASIAIRETLRSELVSNDHKVSIFETQVSAYRLLQQVLVAQTRFDEALEISEMGRTRAFVELLRQTLLTTFPQSPPYQGGEEELSQSLPLNPPGFLGVLTDFSQSPLLALWNKLLPRLFGGVSANSFNFSLSNGELGGLSIPQIQQIARDRNSTIVEYSIVNPDIYIWVIQPNGNITHRATNLEPLNQQNQTLKQIILQTRVSIGTVETDDAGNKIQLESQYNRDETGRFPLLQFLHQILIEPILDLLPTDANSPIIFVPHYDLFLVPFAALQDRNNRYLIENHTILTSPSIQVLEITREHQNRVRGLRQAALIVGDPTIAAKFKEKPYELKQLSRAKEAAEAIAATLGTQAISGENATKIAILDKMLNTRIVHLSAHGLLDDFQGSGIPGAIILAPSGDTDDGALNAAEILQLKLDSELVVLSACSTGRGKINGDGVIGLSRCFILAGVPSIIVSLWNMGAISAKLLMTEFYQNLARGDNRAAALRCAMLTTKDEFLSPLDWAAFTLIGETETLPLSTDKIDLRRLVMSLPDNATPEQIVAGLSKLLKVSDPKLFAEHLSALDDSVTDNVNVIAQQIKEWCETRPKIELNLESKIDQMGAGGTDSDAPEEIVREFYETLKENKIRLGLPVSSAPPASPTNNPQTPS, from the coding sequence ATTTCACGGGAAATCGGAAATCGCCAAGGAGAAGCTAATTCCCTCGGCAATTTGGGCAATGCTTTCGATTCCCTAGGGCAATTCGACAGGGCGATCGCATTTCACGAACAGTCTTTAGAGATTAAACGGGAAATCGGAGATCGCCAAGGAGAAGCTAATTCCCTCGGCAATTTGGGCTCAGCTTACATATCCCTAGGGCAATACCAGAAGGCGATCGCATTTCACGAACAGTCTTTAGAGATTTCACGGGAAATCGGAGATCGCCAAGGAGAAGCTGCTTCCCTCGGCAATTTGGGCTCAGCTTACATATCCCTAGGGCAATACCCGAGGGCGATCGCATTTCACGAAAAGTGTTTAGAGATTAAACGGGAAATCGGAGATCGCCAAGGAGAAGCTGCTTCCCTCGGTAATTTGGGCAATGCTTACTATTTCCTAGGGCAATACCAGAGGGCGATCGCATTTTACGAACAGTATTTAGAGATTTCACGGGAAATCGAATATCGCCAAGGAGAAGCTATTTCCCTCGGCAGTTTGGGCTCAGCTTACAAATCCCTAGGGCAATACCAGAAGGCGATCGCATTTCACGAACAGTCTTTAGAGATTTCACGGGAAATCGGAGATCGCCAAGGAGAAGCTGGTTCCCTCGGCAATTTGGGCTTAGCTTACATATCCCTAGGGCAATACCCGAGGGCGATCACATTTCACAAACAGCATTTAAAGATTTCACGGGAAATCGGAGATCGCCAAGGAGAAGCTAATTCCCTCGGCAATTTGGGCAATGCTTACGATTCCCTAGGGCAATACCAGAAGGCGATCGCATTTCACGAACAGTCTTTAGAGATTTCACGGGAAATCGGAGATCGGCAAGGAGAAGCTATTTCCCTCGGCAGTTTGGGCTCAGCTTACGCTTCCCTAGGGCAATACCACAGGGCGATCGAATTTCACCAACAGTGTTTAGAGATTTCACGGGAAATCGGATATCGCCAAGGAGAAGCTCTTGTCCTCGGCAATTTGGGCAATGCTTACCAATTCCTAGGGCAATACCACAGGGCGATCGAGTTTCTTGCACAGTCTTTAGAGATTAAACGGGAAATCAAAGATCGCGTGGCAGAATCTCTTGTTTTAAACAATATAGGAGGTACTTTACTTAAAATCAACCTACTCACAGAAGCTGAAAAAGCACTCCGTGCCTCGATCGCAATTAGGGAAACTCTGCGTTCCGAATTAGTAAGTAACGATCACAAAGTCTCAATCTTTGAAACCCAAGTATCTGCCTATCGCCTGCTGCAACAAGTCCTAGTCGCCCAAACTAGATTTGATGAAGCCTTAGAAATATCCGAAATGGGGCGTACCCGTGCCTTCGTCGAGTTATTGCGACAAACCTTATTAACAACCTTCCCTCAGTCCCCCCCTTATCAAGGGGGGGAAGAAGAGTTATCTCAATCTCTCCCTCTTAACCCCCCAGGGTTTCTGGGAGTATTAACCGACTTCTCTCAATCTCCCCTTTTAGCATTGTGGAATAAACTGTTGCCTAGGCTGTTTGGGGGGGTATCAGCAAACTCCTTTAACTTCTCCCTTAGCAACGGGGAGTTGGGGGGGTTATCAATTCCCCAAATCCAACAAATCGCCCGCGACAGAAACTCCACAATAGTTGAATATTCGATTGTCAATCCAGATATTTACATCTGGGTAATCCAACCAAACGGTAACATCACCCATCGCGCCACCAACCTCGAACCCCTCAACCAACAAAACCAAACCCTCAAACAAATCATCCTCCAAACCCGCGTCTCCATCGGCACCGTAGAAACCGACGACGCAGGCAACAAAATTCAGCTAGAATCCCAGTACAATCGAGACGAAACAGGCCGCTTTCCCCTACTGCAATTCCTCCATCAAATCCTGATAGAACCCATCCTAGACTTACTGCCAACCGATGCCAATTCCCCCATCATCTTCGTCCCGCACTACGACTTATTTTTAGTTCCTTTCGCCGCCTTGCAAGATAGGAACAACCGCTACCTAATCGAAAATCATACCATCCTCACCAGCCCATCCATCCAAGTATTAGAAATCACCCGCGAACATCAAAACCGAGTGCGAGGATTGAGACAAGCCGCCCTAATTGTCGGCGATCCAACTATCGCCGCCAAATTCAAAGAAAAGCCCTACGAACTCAAACAACTGTCCAGGGCAAAAGAAGCCGCCGAAGCCATCGCCGCAACTTTAGGAACCCAAGCAATTAGCGGAGAAAATGCCACAAAAATCGCCATTTTAGACAAGATGCTAAACACCCGCATCGTGCATTTATCCGCCCACGGACTCCTCGACGATTTCCAAGGTTCCGGCATCCCCGGCGCGATAATTTTAGCACCATCAGGAGACACCGACGACGGCGCGCTTAACGCCGCAGAAATCCTGCAATTAAAACTCGATTCCGAACTCGTAGTATTAAGCGCGTGCAGCACCGGGCGCGGTAAAATCAACGGAGATGGAGTCATCGGATTGTCGCGCTGCTTCATCCTCGCCGGAGTCCCCAGCATCATCGTTTCCCTGTGGAATATGGGAGCGATTTCAGCCAAATTACTAATGACTGAATTCTACCAAAATTTAGCACGGGGCGACAATCGAGCAGCCGCCTTGCGGTGTGCTATGCTAACCACAAAAGATGAATTTCTGAGTCCCCTAGATTGGGCAGCATTCACCTTAATTGGCGAAACAGAAACTTTACCGCTGTCAACTGACAAAATAGATTTAAGGAGATTAGTAATGTCACTTCCTGATAATGCTACACCCGAACAAATCGTGGCTGGTTTAAGTAAGTTATTGAAAGTATCCGATCCGAAGCTATTTGCCGAACACTTATCAGCGCTTGATGATTCTGTGACAGATAACGTGAATGTTATAGCTCAACAAATCAAGGAATGGTGCGAAACAAGACCTAAAATTGAACTGAATTTAGAAAGCAAAATAGATCAAATGGGTGCGGGCGGGACTGATAGTGATGCACCGGAGGAAATCGTCAGGGAGTTTTATGAAACCCTGAAGGAAAATAAGATTCGACTGGGTTTGCCTGTGTCGTCTGCGCCGCCTGCATCGCCAACAAATAATCCACAAACACCTTCCTAG
- a CDS encoding SDR family oxidoreductase yields the protein MPTALITGASGGIGAAFAAELAKRQHNLILVARSEDKLQQLAATLQQQFKVRVEVIVQDLSAPGAGTAVFDTVVKKGWTVDLLVNNAGFGDYGVFADRPLAKQLTMVQLNIVALVELSHLFLQGMRQRKTGGIINVASIAAFQPMPYLSMYAATKAFVLSFSEALWAENKDLGIGVLCLCPGPTESDFFAVAEFPQSMASSSGQKLVPAAEVVRDALKALDKNESNVVTGGIPNQIIANLPRLMPRELLVKSVEKVFRAKDE from the coding sequence ATGCCCACTGCTTTAATCACTGGTGCTTCTGGCGGAATTGGTGCAGCCTTTGCCGCCGAATTAGCCAAACGCCAGCACAATCTAATCTTGGTAGCTCGTTCCGAAGACAAATTGCAACAGCTAGCTGCTACACTGCAACAACAATTCAAGGTTCGGGTAGAAGTAATCGTGCAAGATTTGAGCGCACCGGGCGCTGGAACTGCTGTATTTGATACCGTTGTTAAAAAAGGTTGGACGGTTGATTTGTTGGTGAATAATGCGGGTTTTGGCGATTACGGTGTTTTTGCCGATCGCCCGCTTGCGAAACAACTAACAATGGTGCAACTAAATATTGTAGCATTAGTTGAACTCTCGCACTTATTTTTGCAGGGAATGCGGCAGCGAAAAACAGGAGGTATCATCAATGTTGCCTCGATCGCAGCTTTTCAACCGATGCCGTACTTGTCGATGTATGCAGCAACTAAAGCCTTTGTTTTAAGTTTCAGTGAGGCGCTTTGGGCGGAAAACAAAGATTTAGGAATTGGCGTTTTGTGCCTTTGTCCAGGGCCGACAGAATCGGACTTTTTCGCAGTAGCTGAATTCCCTCAATCAATGGCATCCAGCAGCGGGCAAAAACTCGTTCCCGCAGCGGAAGTAGTGCGAGATGCTTTGAAAGCTTTAGACAAAAATGAGTCTAATGTTGTGACAGGGGGAATTCCCAATCAAATCATCGCCAATCTGCCTCGATTGATGCCGCGAGAACTTTTGGTGAAGTCGGTAGAAAAGGTGTTTCGGGCGAAAGACGAATAA
- a CDS encoding (2Fe-2S)-binding protein yields MTKVCFLPDNVTVEAEPGELLLDVAKRAGVSIPTGCLMGSCHACEVEIDGGDTICACISGIPSGKKQVTINLYVDPTW; encoded by the coding sequence ATGACAAAAGTTTGTTTTTTACCTGATAACGTGACAGTTGAAGCTGAACCAGGAGAGCTTTTGCTAGATGTAGCTAAACGTGCAGGGGTTTCTATTCCTACCGGCTGTCTCATGGGTTCTTGTCACGCTTGCGAAGTAGAAATTGATGGCGGAGATACGATTTGTGCTTGTATTTCCGGCATCCCTTCAGGGAAGAAGCAAGTGACAATTAATCTGTATGTTGACCCGACTTGGTAA
- the cobQ gene encoding cobyric acid synthase CobQ, whose amino-acid sequence MKAIMVVGTTSHAGKSLLVAALCRIFSRRGWRVTPFKGQNMALNSYVTAAGGEIGYAQAVQAWAAGVAPWVEMNPILLKPQGDMTSQLIVKGRAIANVRASQYYEQYFDIGWQAIRESLEFLGQEFDMIVCEGAGSPAEINLKHRDLTNMRVAKYLKARTLLVVDIDRGGAFAHIIGTLELLDPDERALIKGFIINKFRGQKSILDPGLTWLEERTGIPVVGVIPWIDEVFPSEDSLDLLDRRSPNSQTDINISVIRLPRISNFTDFDPLESETSVTVKYVSPKDHLGHPDAVILPGSKTTISDLQVLRQTGMAKAIQNYLVAGGTVMGVCGGFQMLGQSITDKEGVEGEKGEFPGLGLLPLKTAMAPNKIARQRIVTSNYPQPGLPVSGYEIHQGKTQILESDLTQPLFDDASLGIVNTSQSIWGTYLHGIFDNGAWRRAWLNHLRQQRGLRALPTGIPNYREHRETLLDSLADTVEKHLDIKHILG is encoded by the coding sequence ATGAAAGCAATTATGGTCGTGGGAACAACATCTCACGCAGGGAAATCTTTACTCGTTGCAGCTTTGTGCCGAATCTTTTCTCGGCGAGGCTGGCGGGTAACTCCGTTTAAAGGTCAGAATATGGCACTGAATTCCTATGTCACAGCAGCCGGCGGAGAGATTGGTTACGCTCAAGCAGTGCAAGCTTGGGCTGCGGGCGTCGCACCTTGGGTAGAAATGAATCCGATTTTGCTCAAGCCACAAGGAGACATGACTTCTCAATTGATTGTGAAGGGCCGGGCGATCGCCAATGTGCGAGCATCTCAATATTACGAGCAGTATTTCGATATCGGCTGGCAAGCTATTCGGGAATCTTTAGAATTTCTCGGCCAAGAATTTGACATGATTGTTTGTGAGGGAGCCGGTAGCCCTGCTGAGATTAATCTCAAACACCGCGATTTAACAAATATGCGGGTAGCCAAATATTTAAAGGCTCGAACTTTGCTAGTAGTTGATATCGATCGCGGCGGTGCTTTTGCTCACATTATCGGTACTTTGGAATTGCTCGATCCCGACGAACGAGCTTTAATTAAAGGATTCATTATTAATAAGTTCCGAGGACAAAAATCGATCTTAGATCCGGGCCTGACTTGGCTAGAAGAAAGGACGGGAATCCCGGTAGTTGGGGTGATTCCTTGGATAGACGAAGTGTTTCCCTCAGAAGATTCTCTCGATTTGCTCGATCGGCGTTCTCCCAATTCCCAAACCGACATCAATATTTCCGTCATCCGCCTGCCGCGAATTTCCAATTTTACAGACTTTGACCCCCTAGAGTCGGAAACTTCCGTCACCGTCAAATATGTCAGCCCAAAAGACCATTTAGGTCATCCAGACGCCGTGATTTTACCAGGCTCTAAAACTACAATTTCCGATTTGCAGGTGCTGCGCCAAACAGGTATGGCAAAAGCTATTCAAAATTATTTAGTAGCTGGCGGTACAGTCATGGGAGTTTGTGGCGGCTTTCAGATGCTGGGACAAAGTATCACCGATAAAGAAGGGGTTGAGGGAGAAAAGGGAGAATTTCCAGGATTGGGGTTGCTGCCTTTGAAGACTGCGATGGCACCGAACAAAATTGCCCGCCAACGAATCGTAACATCTAACTATCCTCAACCGGGTTTGCCCGTTTCCGGTTACGAAATTCATCAAGGAAAAACGCAAATCCTAGAATCAGATTTGACTCAACCGCTATTTGACGATGCTAGTTTAGGCATTGTCAATACTTCTCAATCAATTTGGGGTACATACCTGCACGGCATCTTTGACAACGGAGCTTGGCGGCGAGCTTGGTTAAATCACTTGCGGCAGCAGCGGGGACTCCGCGCGTTGCCTACAGGTATTCCTAATTACCGAGAACACCGAGAAACTCTGTTAGACTCTCTAGCAGATACAGTGGAAAAGCATTTAGATATCAAGCATATTTTAGGTTGA